One window of Leptotrichia sp. oral taxon 498 genomic DNA carries:
- a CDS encoding GNAT family N-acetyltransferase, whose product MKILENLVKIHNENFEKTVKAEYFSEMILSKQYAIYCLFDFIDESEVKIFEIFKVENLVFEKKIKKILGYIIFYGTIENTDIFEIVILKSCQNKGFGKILLENSIKELFFSKIKNDSSDEINFFGEDIFLEVYEKNLFAIKLYEKIGFEKISVRKNYYGQNKNAIIMMLKKLK is encoded by the coding sequence ATGAAAATATTGGAAAATTTGGTAAAGATTCATAACGAAAATTTTGAAAAAACAGTAAAAGCCGAATATTTTTCTGAGATGATATTAAGTAAGCAGTATGCTATATACTGCTTATTTGATTTTATAGATGAAAGTGAAGTGAAAATTTTTGAAATTTTTAAAGTTGAAAATTTAGTTTTTGAAAAAAAAATAAAAAAAATTTTGGGTTACATTATATTCTATGGTACAATAGAGAACACGGATATATTTGAAATTGTCATTTTGAAAAGCTGTCAAAATAAAGGATTTGGGAAAATACTTTTGGAAAATTCAATAAAAGAGTTATTTTTCTCAAAAATAAAAAATGATTCTTCTGATGAAATAAATTTTTTTGGAGAAGATATTTTTTTGGAAGTTTACGAAAAAAATCTTTTTGCGATAAAATTATATGAGAAAATAGGTTTTGAAAAAATATCTGTGCGGAAAAATTATTATGGGCAAAATAAAAATGCAATAATAATGATGCTGAAAAAATTAAAATAA
- the lepB gene encoding signal peptidase I: protein MSFLRKKEDDVLKNIDLEENNNLFLGNILTVISLVVTAVFFSIIDKTPDNIIKIKVFGIYGVFILNLIFYVLREQHEWIFLGNLVMLFLGKAMFNILDVKYYIYVAINVVLSLLLVYFLRKPSKEEITEQSVLKEIAQNNKEIEKMLTEAKIKNESTQEIVKKIFKDENITPEEVVSKEKRKRSSLGRAFTRITNSILAIILVLLIQMFYLGNYVIPTGSMEPTIAVKDRVFANMIKYRFEAPKVGQIIAFKEPVTNKMMYTKRIVGAPGNTLQISKGKVDLKTFMMANVDNQPIYPDASQFTDKKSFEEAVKKYYADTKAFNSLKVANVGGEMLINGEKSQVLAEVKPEKNYLPEGLMGNNKIYIPKKGDKVKLDKIIAISKSEYMTIYNERSFDIDWEKFSFGENYKTMSGKEFLKEIKTTENFKDIIGNDDSNSTENYYTFLLKVEGRPEMVMPIMDFKYDDALFTRLLNGETITLDKDYYMAMGDNTANSLDTRYFGLVAKNRIKGELLLRWWPLNRIGLM, encoded by the coding sequence ATGAGCTTTTTAAGAAAAAAAGAAGACGACGTACTTAAAAATATTGATTTGGAAGAAAATAACAATCTTTTTTTGGGGAATATTTTGACAGTTATAAGTTTAGTTGTGACTGCCGTGTTTTTTTCAATTATTGACAAAACACCTGACAATATCATTAAAATAAAAGTTTTTGGAATTTATGGAGTTTTTATTCTAAATTTAATTTTTTATGTTTTGAGAGAACAACATGAATGGATTTTTTTAGGGAATTTGGTTATGCTATTTTTGGGAAAAGCGATGTTTAATATATTGGATGTGAAATATTATATTTATGTTGCGATAAATGTAGTGTTGTCGCTATTGCTTGTTTATTTTTTGAGAAAACCGTCAAAAGAAGAAATAACTGAGCAGTCAGTTTTGAAAGAAATCGCACAAAATAATAAAGAAATAGAAAAAATGCTGACTGAAGCGAAAATTAAAAATGAATCGACACAGGAAATTGTAAAAAAAATATTTAAAGATGAAAATATTACGCCAGAAGAGGTTGTATCAAAGGAAAAAAGAAAAAGAAGTTCACTTGGAAGAGCTTTTACAAGAATTACAAATTCAATTCTTGCAATCATTCTTGTGCTTTTGATTCAGATGTTTTATCTTGGAAACTATGTTATTCCAACAGGTTCGATGGAGCCAACAATCGCTGTAAAAGATAGAGTTTTTGCAAATATGATAAAATATAGATTTGAAGCACCTAAAGTTGGGCAGATTATTGCGTTTAAAGAGCCTGTAACTAACAAGATGATGTATACAAAAAGAATAGTTGGAGCGCCTGGAAATACGCTTCAAATCTCAAAAGGAAAAGTTGACTTAAAGACATTTATGATGGCAAATGTCGACAACCAGCCGATTTATCCTGACGCTTCGCAATTTACAGACAAAAAGTCATTTGAAGAAGCTGTAAAAAAATATTATGCAGACACAAAAGCATTTAATAGTTTAAAAGTGGCAAATGTCGGAGGTGAGATGCTTATAAATGGTGAAAAATCACAAGTTTTAGCCGAAGTTAAACCTGAGAAAAATTATCTTCCTGAAGGACTTATGGGAAATAATAAAATTTATATTCCAAAAAAAGGTGACAAAGTTAAATTGGATAAAATTATAGCAATTTCAAAATCTGAATATATGACAATTTATAACGAGAGAAGCTTTGATATTGACTGGGAAAAATTCAGCTTTGGGGAAAATTATAAAACTATGAGCGGAAAAGAATTTTTGAAAGAGATAAAAACAACTGAAAACTTTAAAGATATAATCGGAAATGATGATTCAAACAGCACTGAAAATTATTATACTTTCCTGTTAAAGGTTGAAGGAAGACCTGAAATGGTTATGCCTATTATGGACTTTAAATATGATGACGCACTATTTACAAGACTGTTAAATGGCGAAACTATAACACTTGACAAAGATTATTACATGGCTATGGGAGATAATACGGCAAACAGTTTGGATACAAGATATTTTGGGTTGGTTGCAAAGAACCGTATAAAGGGTGAGCTGCTTCTTAGATGGTGGCCATTAAATAGAATAGGACTTATGTAA
- the rplS gene encoding 50S ribosomal protein L19 produces MKEKLIELVEKDYLKADVPQFKSGDTVAVHYKVKEGNKERIQVFEGVVIRVSGGSVAKNFTVRKISSGIGVERIIPLNSPLIEKIEVKRIGKVRRSKLYYLRNLSGKAARIKEIRK; encoded by the coding sequence TTGAAAGAGAAATTAATTGAATTAGTAGAAAAAGATTATTTGAAAGCTGATGTACCTCAGTTTAAATCTGGAGATACAGTGGCAGTACACTACAAAGTAAAAGAAGGAAATAAAGAAAGAATACAAGTTTTTGAAGGTGTGGTAATCAGAGTAAGTGGAGGAAGCGTTGCTAAAAACTTCACAGTTAGAAAAATATCTTCTGGAATCGGTGTAGAAAGAATCATTCCTTTAAATTCACCATTAATCGAAAAAATCGAAGTTAAGAGAATTGGTAAAGTAAGAAGATCTAAATTATACTATTTAAGAAACTTATCAGGAAAAGCTGCTAGAATTAAAGAAATTAGAAAATAG
- a CDS encoding tRNA lysidine(34) synthetase, which translates to MINLHCDAIIPDGPMKEVSEIEKSITTTYKKTIWSKFLKAVDDFELVKDSDKIAIGVSGGKDSLLLAKLFHELKKDRRRNFEFKAVSLNPGFREEDLNNFKNNLEKLNIDCEIITTNIWEVANEKAKDYPCFLCAKMRRGILYTKVEEMGFNKLTLGHHFDDVIETTLINMFYAGTLKTMTPKVSSTSGKLELIRPLIYVKESDIIDYTKTNGIRAMNCGCTIEAGKTSSKRKEIKNMLAELEEKNPGIKQSVFNSMKNINLDYVFGYTLKNRK; encoded by the coding sequence ATGATAAATTTACATTGTGATGCAATTATTCCCGACGGACCTATGAAAGAAGTTAGCGAAATTGAAAAAAGTATAACCACAACATATAAAAAAACTATTTGGTCAAAATTCTTAAAAGCTGTAGATGATTTTGAGTTGGTCAAAGATAGCGACAAAATTGCAATTGGAGTTTCAGGCGGAAAAGACAGTTTGCTTTTGGCAAAGTTATTTCATGAATTGAAAAAAGATAGAAGAAGAAATTTTGAATTTAAAGCTGTCAGTTTGAATCCAGGATTTAGAGAAGAAGATTTAAATAATTTTAAGAATAATTTAGAAAAATTAAATATTGACTGTGAAATTATAACGACAAATATCTGGGAAGTAGCCAATGAAAAGGCAAAGGATTATCCGTGCTTTTTATGTGCAAAAATGCGACGTGGAATACTTTACACAAAAGTTGAAGAAATGGGGTTTAATAAACTTACATTGGGGCACCATTTTGATGATGTTATCGAAACAACTCTAATAAATATGTTTTATGCGGGAACATTAAAGACGATGACTCCAAAAGTTTCGTCAACTTCGGGAAAATTAGAACTTATAAGACCATTAATTTATGTCAAGGAAAGTGATATAATTGACTATACAAAAACAAATGGAATTAGGGCAATGAATTGCGGCTGTACGATTGAAGCTGGAAAAACTTCGAGCAAGAGAAAAGAAATAAAAAATATGTTGGCAGAACTTGAAGAAAAAAATCCAGGAATAAAGCAAAGTGTTTTTAATTCAATGAAAAATATAAATTTGGATTATGTCTTTGGATATACTTTAAAAAATAGAAAATAA
- a CDS encoding tetratricopeptide repeat protein, producing MLETLIFREIRYNDNNEELLKESLEKLKSNPNDVRTLQTLASTYHALKENDKAIEIYKKLVKLQPKNHEIWAFLGYLYYENEDFSKACENLEKALDLCPIEPFVLFLLGNIYSRKGEITKAVDCYEMAIFFDFDMYIAHIDFARKYEHMGRHKKALDEYKAAYDIDSRDEGLAEKIEYLENKYKEYLSDEKIS from the coding sequence ATGTTAGAGACTTTGATTTTTAGAGAAATAAGATATAATGACAATAACGAAGAGTTACTTAAAGAAAGTTTAGAAAAATTAAAATCGAATCCAAATGATGTCCGAACACTGCAAACATTGGCTTCGACATACCATGCTTTAAAAGAAAATGATAAAGCTATTGAAATATATAAAAAATTAGTAAAATTACAACCAAAAAATCACGAAATTTGGGCTTTTTTGGGCTATCTCTACTACGAAAATGAAGATTTTAGCAAAGCCTGTGAAAATTTGGAAAAGGCACTGGATTTGTGTCCAATAGAGCCTTTTGTTTTATTTTTACTGGGAAATATTTATTCGAGAAAAGGGGAAATAACAAAAGCTGTGGATTGCTATGAAATGGCAATTTTCTTTGATTTTGACATGTATATAGCACATATTGATTTTGCAAGAAAATATGAACATATGGGAAGGCATAAAAAGGCGCTTGATGAATATAAGGCAGCTTATGATATTGACTCGAGAGATGAGGGGTTGGCTGAGAAAATTGAATATTTGGAAAATAAATATAAAGAATATTTGAGTGATGAAAAAATTAGTTGA
- a CDS encoding homoserine dehydrogenase, whose amino-acid sequence MKIGIIGLGTVGEGVLKVLVKEKESIFEKSRAKVEVKYACDLNIDRDFSFDFDKSILIDDYKKVIADPEIKIVVELIGGETLAKTIITEAFRAKKSVVTANKALIAKHGVELFQIAKENGVSFLFEAAVGGGIPIVTPLMESLVANTITEIRGIMNGTSNYILTKMKNENLSFDEALKIASEKGYAEADPTYDVDGIDAGHKINILASLAYGGSIKFKDMQLKGIRDISTIDIFAANQLDSTIKLIASSKLFSETSAQISVEPTVVSNNRILSKVDDVYNAIETIGSYTDKTLFYGKGAGMNPTASAVVADIVKIVTRNHIESDYFFNSTKVFEIVDSNTIKSSYYIRVSDDFDIEKSPFEVEDKIENYYIILAENISKNEIDEIIKDAKEKLVLKILK is encoded by the coding sequence ATGAAAATAGGAATTATTGGACTTGGAACAGTTGGAGAAGGAGTGTTAAAAGTTCTTGTAAAAGAAAAAGAGAGTATTTTTGAAAAATCAAGAGCCAAAGTGGAAGTAAAATATGCATGTGATTTAAATATCGACCGTGATTTTTCTTTTGACTTTGACAAAAGTATTTTGATAGATGATTACAAAAAGGTGATTGCAGATCCTGAGATTAAAATAGTTGTGGAACTAATTGGAGGAGAAACACTTGCCAAAACAATTATAACAGAAGCGTTTAGAGCTAAAAAAAGTGTAGTTACTGCAAATAAAGCGCTAATTGCAAAACATGGAGTTGAATTGTTCCAGATTGCCAAAGAAAATGGAGTGTCATTTTTATTTGAGGCAGCAGTAGGTGGAGGAATACCAATTGTAACACCGCTTATGGAAAGTCTTGTTGCAAATACAATTACAGAAATTCGTGGAATAATGAATGGAACTTCAAATTATATCTTGACAAAAATGAAAAATGAAAATTTATCATTTGACGAAGCACTAAAAATTGCATCTGAAAAAGGATATGCTGAAGCTGATCCAACTTACGACGTAGATGGAATTGATGCTGGGCACAAAATAAATATTTTAGCTTCCCTTGCATATGGTGGCTCAATCAAATTTAAAGATATGCAACTTAAAGGAATAAGGGATATTAGCACAATCGATATTTTTGCTGCAAATCAATTGGATTCGACAATTAAATTAATTGCGTCTTCAAAATTATTTTCGGAAACTTCTGCTCAAATTTCAGTGGAACCGACAGTCGTTTCAAATAATAGAATTTTATCAAAAGTTGACGATGTTTACAACGCCATTGAAACAATAGGTTCATATACTGACAAGACATTGTTTTACGGAAAAGGTGCTGGAATGAATCCAACAGCTTCAGCAGTAGTTGCAGATATTGTAAAAATTGTGACAAGAAATCACATTGAATCAGATTATTTCTTTAATTCAACAAAAGTCTTTGAAATTGTTGATTCAAATACGATAAAAAGCTCTTATTACATAAGAGTTTCTGATGATTTTGATATTGAAAAATCACCTTTTGAAGTGGAAGATAAAATAGAAAATTATTATATCATTTTAGCTGAAAACATTTCAAAAAATGAAATAGATGAAATTATAAAAGATGCTAAAGAAAAATTAGTATTAAAAATATTAAAATGA
- the cbiB gene encoding adenosylcobinamide-phosphate synthase CbiB, producing MNLVIKILIAFILDLIFGDPKNILHPVQIIGKLITFLENKFYKLVKNNRDRAMLFGAILSIIVVISTFFAMFVISLLSKNYKTIFTIIEIYLMYTVFSVKSLGNCGKKIYKILKLGNLEKAKKELSNFVSRDTQNMDKITVIRSTMETISENMTDGIIAPMFFMFLGGLPLAMSYKAVNTLDSMIGYKNKKYEYFGKFAAILDDFANFIPARISGVCITIASFFLRYNYRRAWNTFKRDRKKHASPNSAHSESAVAGALGVQFGGVASYFGKVVQKPTIGKKLKEFRAEDIKRNIRLMYATSFVTLIIFSFIYLTIKGIFNGLFAKIGYLILKSFVEMFI from the coding sequence ATGAATTTAGTAATTAAAATTTTAATTGCATTTATTTTGGATTTAATTTTTGGTGATCCAAAAAACATTTTACATCCTGTGCAAATAATTGGAAAACTAATAACTTTTTTGGAAAATAAATTTTATAAATTGGTGAAAAATAATAGAGATCGTGCGATGCTTTTTGGAGCGATTCTGAGTATAATTGTCGTAATTAGCACATTTTTTGCAATGTTTGTTATTTCTTTACTTTCTAAAAATTATAAGACGATTTTTACAATAATTGAAATTTATTTGATGTATACAGTTTTTTCAGTAAAGTCTTTGGGAAATTGCGGAAAAAAAATTTATAAAATTTTGAAGCTGGGAAATTTGGAAAAGGCAAAAAAAGAGCTATCAAATTTTGTTTCAAGAGATACTCAAAATATGGATAAAATTACGGTAATTAGAAGTACAATGGAAACTATCTCGGAAAATATGACAGATGGAATAATTGCTCCCATGTTTTTTATGTTTTTGGGAGGGCTGCCACTTGCAATGAGCTATAAGGCAGTTAATACGCTGGATTCGATGATTGGCTATAAAAATAAAAAGTACGAATATTTTGGAAAATTTGCTGCTATTCTTGATGATTTTGCAAATTTTATTCCAGCAAGAATTAGCGGAGTTTGTATAACTATCGCAAGTTTTTTCCTGAGATATAACTATAGAAGAGCGTGGAATACTTTTAAAAGGGACAGGAAAAAACACGCCAGTCCAAATTCTGCTCATTCTGAAAGTGCTGTTGCTGGAGCATTAGGCGTTCAATTTGGGGGTGTGGCTTCATATTTTGGAAAAGTTGTGCAAAAGCCGACTATTGGAAAAAAGTTAAAGGAATTTAGAGCAGAAGATATAAAAAGAAATATTCGTCTGATGTATGCAACAAGTTTTGTAACTTTAATAATTTTTTCTTTTATCTATTTAACTATAAAAGGAATTTTTAATGGATTATTCGCAAAAATTGGATATTTGATATTGAAGTCGTTTGTTGAAATGTTTATTTAA